CCCCAAACGCGTTACCCCTCCCCCTATAGCCCTCTAATGGAATCATCAGGTTACGGGCCGAGATCCCGGCGGGTCTCGGGATCCAAAGGACTTAGGGGCAAAGTCTCTCGGATAAAGGACTTAGCTCGCTGCCCGGCGGGTTGCGAGTGAAATCCACCGGTTTCGGTCGCGAGCCTTGTTTTTCAAAGAACCTGGGGAAATTCCGGGGCCGAGCGCCACCGGGTATTCTATCCGGCTAACCAGACATTTCGGAGAATATCAAATTATTGCAAAATTGTCAAACGATATCTTGCACAGTATCATTCAGAAAAAGAGGCTGGAGTAAGACGTGATGGCGGCGGGCCGAGCCTGCGGCGGAAGACTGGGCCACCCGTGCAGGATGGAAGATCTGCCTGGACTGTCACCCCGGATTTACTGTGGGTAGTTTCACGGTGTGCGGAGGTCAGTTTGGCGACTACGAAGACCCGTAACCGAGCCATTTTATTCGTTCCGCTGTTCCTCGGCCTTTGTGCTCTAACGGCGGCCTCGAAACAACCGGGCCAGGCTGCCATCCCGATCGAGCAATTCCTGAAACAACGCGTTCACGCAGATGTTCATAAGAACATCTTCATCGTATTTGCGTTCCTCAATGCTGCTGGCTACGACTTCGAAAATACCGAGCACATGCATCCGGTGAGGGTAGCTGTGCGCAAGGAGGTCGATGCCTCACTTCCCGCAGCGCTTCGGGAAAGAATGCGGACTTATTTTCGAGAGCGGCAAGTGTCTCCAGCGAATTGGACCTACGCCATCGCTGCCGTTGCGATGGGGCCGCCTCCGAGCTTCGAGTACGGTCCGGAATGGAACGAAGTCAAGAATCAGGAACCTTTCCGGCAAATCGACGACCTTCCGGTCATGTTGCGCGAATTCTATGGAGCTGTACCAGTGGAGCGGATCTGGGCCGAGCAGAGGCCCGAATATGAACGCACAGCCGACGAATATCGAGATGCTGTATATCGCGAAGCGCGGCGCGCAATGGACTATTGCCGGGTCCGAACGACGGCCGAACTCGCCGGCTCCGGCGAGACCAAAGAAGCGGTCATCATTCCTAATCTCCTCGACTCCTACGAGACAGCGACCTCCTTCATCTGGGGTGGCGCGTTCCACTCGGTCGAAGGTCCGCAATATAGCGTCGGCTACAACCCACATGAGTTCATTCACGCGATCACGAATCCCTCAAGCTATTCTTCTCAATACTCCCGCATGCAAGAAAAGGCTCGGCCGCTTTACGAGCTGTCCAAACAGACCAAAACTGGCAAGGATCTCAAGAGCCTGCAGTCATTCCTGGACGAGAACTTAGTGCGAGCCATTTCGCTGCGATACCTGAGGGGCGACGATAAGAGAAGGCTGGAGCTGCGAAACGCGATGATGCAGGAATATCGCGCCGGTTATACCATGGAGCGCTTCTTTTATGACGAACTGGAGCAATACGAACGGAGCAAAAAGAGTCTGCGCGAGTTTTATCCGACGTTCTTCAAGCGCCTGAATGCACACAAGGAAGTCAACGAGTGGAAGAAACAGCAGCAATAAAGTTGCCCGCGTGACCTGCCCCACCCTAAACCCGCACAAAGCTGAGCATGATTCGCACGTTCGGGGAGGCGTCGAGCAGGGGAAGACACAGAGTAGGCGCTGAACCTCGACGGATTCCAGCGCGCAGCCTACAGCAACTGCAACGCGTCCACATCCACAATGACGTTCGTGCGCGGAATCTTCTGCGAGTCGGCGTAGGCGATGAGCGCGCGCAGGGTTTCATTCAGTCGCTTGCGGCTGGCGGACTTGAGCACGAAGTGGTGGCGATAGTCACCGGTCCAACTGTCCGCTGATGGCCAACCGAGCTCATCTAATTCTTTTCTTTTCCTGGGGTTACCGTGTATCCACACCTGTTGTTCCGCTTGTGGAACAAAATCGGACTTTCTGCTCACGCCGGGCCTTTTTCGTGCTACCTTGCCGCCTGTAGAATGAAGCTCGTGCGGCTGCGCAGATGGCTATCGAGGCAGCCCCTAGGGGCGCGCAGTAATCCGCGAAGGAGCAAGTTCAGTGAGACCCTCCGTTCCTCTCTTCGTCCTTCTCGCAATCGGCTTGGGCGCCAATTGGCAATCGGAACCGCCCGACAAGACTTCGGATGTGTCTAGACCGCGCAGAGAACATGCGGCTCTCTTCAACCAATACCGAGCAGGAGAGAGACTGTCGCGTAGAGCACAGCGGGAGGGACGTTTTGAGGTCACTGCAGGTCAATTTCCAGGTACACCGGGAGCTCTAAGCAGCGCTCCGCCCCTGCCTGCCGACTATCGATTCCGGCAGGCCCTCCTTGAAGCCGATGCGATCCTGGCGGGCAAGGTGCTTACTAGGTCGTCCGCACTCACTGAGAATGAAGAATTCATTTATAGCGACTATTCAGTCTTGGTGCAGCTAGTCCTGAGGAATGACCCAACTGCTCCAATAAAGTCTGGTTCCACAATCACCGTGACCCGCCCCGGTGGCGAATTGCAACTCAATGGGCATACAGTTCGTGCAATCGATGGGTTCTTCAAGCCGTTCATATTGGGCCAATCCTACATTCTCATCGTGCGCCGCATTCCCGTAACTGGAGCCTATCTGGCCACCCCAGAAGGGAGTTATCAACTCGTGGATCAAAGGGCGATTAGCCTCTGTGCGGGTGCTCGGTCCACTGGCGTACTTCGTGTCGCGAACACCGAGGATTTGACTCCGCAAAGGTAGTCATGAGCGCGACACGATGGGCCATGTGCTCTTGTTCCGATCACGGAACACAAACGAGAAAGGTGAAAGCAAGGTCAGGAGTGAGAGTAGATTGGAGAGTCTGAGAAGGTGCGAGATGAGACAAGTTGTAGTTGTAATGCTGGCGATCGTCGCGCTTGGCGCCACATCGGCAAGGCCACAAGGGAAGTCTGATACAGCAGCGCTTCGGTCACCCTCTTCCCAAGAGCCAACTGCCGAGTACAGTGGGATGCAGCCTGGGGATACCGTTCCCCGCGATTTACGCGAGAAGCGAAACGCTCAACATCAAGCGAGTGGACGGGCCCCGATTTCTGAACTCCCGGAAGGAGTTGAAGAGCTCCCGGTAATTAATCACTGGTGGCTTGAGGTTCCTGCGATCCCTGCAGCACAAAGCGCTCTGATTGTGATCGCATCCGTCGCTGATTCGCGCGCGTTTCTGTCCGCAGACCATACTTCGGTGTACTCGGAATTCACTCTCTCGGTAGAGAGAACAGTAAGGAATTGCGCACGCAGTGCCGAATTCTCGAGAGGAGACCGAATTACAGCCGAACGAGCAGGCGGAGCGGTGCGATTCCCCTCCGGACGCGTTCAAAGCTACAGAATCGCAAATCAAGGCTTTCCGAAAAACAACCGGAGATACGTTGTCTTCCTTAAGGCGAACGAAGAAGGCCAGGACTTTATCATCATCACCGCCTATGAGCTAAGAAACGGTCGTGTGAAGCCGCTGGACGGCGAATCACAGCTGCAATTTTCAAAGTACTCCGGGACGCTGGAGGAGGATTTTCTCTCTGAAGTGGAGAGGGCTGCCGCGCTGCCCTGCGAAGCGTCGTGACCTGCTCCCCTAAATCCGCACAAAGCTGAGCATGATTTGCACGTTCGGGAGGCTTCGAGCAGGGGAAGACACAGAAGTAGGCGCTGAACCTCGACGGATTCGAGCGCGCAGCCTCACAGCAGTTGCAGCGCGTCCACATCCACAATGACGTTGGTGCGCGGAATCTTCTGCGAGTCGGCGTAGGCGATGAGCGCGCGCAGGGTCTCATTCAGTCGCTTGCGGCTGGCGGACTTGAGCACGAAGTGGTAGCGATAGTCGCGCTTCAGACGGAGTATGGGCGCAGCCGCGGGGCCGAGCACGCGAAAGTCCGCCGGACGCGACTTCGCCGTGCTCTCGAACCAGCGACCCAGCAGGCCAGCCCAGCGCAGGGCGCGCTCCAGCTTGTCACTCCGGAGCAAGACGTTGGCGACGGCGGTGAACGGCGGGTAGCGCATCCAGCGGCGAAAGCGCAGTTCCTTTTCGAAGAAGCCTTCGTAGTCGTGCCGGGCGGCAAACTGGATGGCATAGTGCTCGGGGAAATAGGTCTGGAGGACGACGCGGCCGGGCGTGGAGCCGCGGCCGGCGCGCCCTGCGACCTGGGTGAGCAACTGAAAGGTGCGTTCGGCGGCGCGAAAGTCAGGAAAGCCGAGGGCGAAGTCCGCGCCCACGACGCCCACCAGCGTGACCCCGTGGACGTCGTGCCCCTTGGCGATCATCTGCGTCCCCACCAGCAGGTCGAATTCGCCGGCATGGAAGGCGGCCAGAATGCGCTCGAAGTCGTGGCGTCCGCGAACGGTGTCGCGATCCAGGCGCCCGATGCGCGCCGTGGGAAACGCCGAGTGCAGGCGCTCTTCCAGCTTCTCTGAACCCGAGCCCAGGAAATAGACGTAGTCGCTGCCGCACTGCGGGCAGACACGGGGCACAGGCTGCTGATGCCCGCAGTAATGGCAGACCAGGCGGTTCATGCGCTTGTGGAAGGTGAGGGCGATGGCGCAATTGGCGCATTCGACCGTGCGTCCGCAGGCGCGGCAGAGCACGGCGGCGGAATAGCCCCGCCGGTTCAGCAGGATGATGGCCTGCTCGCCGCGCTCCAGTCGCTGGCGGACCTCGGCCAGCAGCGCGCGGGAAAACAGCTGGTCTTCGCCGGTCTCCTTGAACTCGGCGCGCATGTCCACGACTTCGACCTCGGGCAGCGGGCGCTGCTCGACGCGCTGCCGCAACTCGAGGCGCGCGTACTTTCCCTGCTGCGCGTTGTAGAACGACTCCAGCGAAGGTGTGGCCGAACCCATCACGACGGCGGCATCCAGGAACTTGGCGCGCATCACGGCCACGTCGCGAGCGTGATAGCGCGGGGTCTCCTCCTGCTTATAGGAAGAATCCTGCTCCTCATCGACCACGATCAGCCGCAGGTCCCGCACCGGCGCGAACACCGCTGAGCGCGTCCCGACGACGATGCGGGCCTCCCCCCGGCGGATGCGATGCCACTGCTCGGCGCGCTCGCGCAAACTGAGAGCCGAATGGAGCAGCGCTACTTCATCGCCGAACACCTGCGCCAGATTGGCGGCCGCAGCCGGCGTGAGCCCGATCTCCGGCACCAGCAAAATAGCGGAGCCGCCCGCCGCCAGCACCGACTGCATGGCGGCCAGATAGACCGCGGTCTTGCCCGAACCGGTGACGCCATACAGCAGCGTCACGGAGAACTTTCCGGCGCGCACGGCGGCCTCGATCTTCTCCAGCGCTTCCCGCTGTTCCCGGTTGAATTCCCAGCCGGCGCTGTGGGTGGCGGGCATGCGCGTGAGGCGAAAGCTTTCCGGCTCCTGCCGGATCTCGATGACGCCGCGCCGCACCAGCGTGCCCAGCGTCGTCCTGGGAATGGCAAGGTCGCGCAGCGCGTCCACCGGCAGCCGGCCGCCGGCCGCGGCCAGCGTCTC
The window above is part of the Terriglobales bacterium genome. Proteins encoded here:
- the priA gene encoding primosomal protein N'; this encodes MPSFCDVALPVPLDITFTYRLAGDGRMPPVVGGRVLVPFRSQRLAGVVTALHDKPPSVEAKTVIDVLDAEPVLDADLLRLADWIAGYYLAPLGEVFRTMLPLAAEVKREIVWNITEAGLAALHESAERGSSARSRRTPDEQMTEYRVLDYLAGHESARGASLRAATGAGRPLLEGMLRKKWLVRQDVSAARDARRLQRMALLHEVSGKLNANQKTLVETLAAAGGRLPVDALRDLAIPRTTLGTLVRRGVIEIRQEPESFRLTRMPATHSAGWEFNREQREALEKIEAAVRAGKFSVTLLYGVTGSGKTAVYLAAMQSVLAAGGSAILLVPEIGLTPAAAANLAQVFGDEVALLHSALSLRERAEQWHRIRRGEARIVVGTRSAVFAPVRDLRLIVVDEEQDSSYKQEETPRYHARDVAVMRAKFLDAAVVMGSATPSLESFYNAQQGKYARLELRQRVEQRPLPEVEVVDMRAEFKETGEDQLFSRALLAEVRQRLERGEQAIILLNRRGYSAAVLCRACGRTVECANCAIALTFHKRMNRLVCHYCGHQQPVPRVCPQCGSDYVYFLGSGSEKLEERLHSAFPTARIGRLDRDTVRGRHDFERILAAFHAGEFDLLVGTQMIAKGHDVHGVTLVGVVGADFALGFPDFRAAERTFQLLTQVAGRAGRGSTPGRVVLQTYFPEHYAIQFAARHDYEGFFEKELRFRRWMRYPPFTAVANVLLRSDKLERALRWAGLLGRWFESTAKSRPADFRVLGPAAAPILRLKRDYRYHFVLKSASRKRLNETLRALIAYADSQKIPRTNVIVDVDALQLL